The Neofelis nebulosa isolate mNeoNeb1 chromosome 16, mNeoNeb1.pri, whole genome shotgun sequence genome includes a window with the following:
- the LUC7L3 gene encoding luc7-like protein 3 isoform X6 gives MKVGYERDFLRYLQSLLAEVERRIRRGHARLALSQNQQSSGAAGPTGKNEEKIQVLTDKIDVLLQQIEELGSEGKVEEAQGMMKLVEQLKEERELLRSTTSTIESFAAQEKQMEVCEVCGAFLIVGDAQSRVDDHLMGKQHMGYAKIKATVEELKEKLRKRTEEPDRDERLKKEKQEREEREKEREREREERERKRRREEEEREKERARDRERRKRSRSRSRHSSRTSDRRCSRSRDHKRSRSRERRRSRSRDRRRSRSHDRSERKHRSRSRDRRRSKSRDRKSYKHRSKSRDREQDRKSKEKEKRGSDDKKSSVKSSSREKQSEDTNTESKESDTKNEVNGTSEDIKSEVQRKYAQTKTELSRVRRHTKASSEGKDSVVLQNILRTTVRRFLEETRKRHNMKIDIKMRKKRKTKTNWEDPKCPSVHWINTVAYSYQFCGITQKSS, from the exons ATGAAAGTTGGCTATGAGAGAGATTTTTTGCGATACCTGCAGAGCTTACTTGCAGAAGTAGAGCGTAGAATTAGACGAGGCCATGCTCGTTTGGCATTATCTCAAAACCAGCAGTCTTCTGGG gCAGCTGGTCCAACaggcaaaaatgaagaaaaaattcagGTTCTAACAGATAAAATTGACGTACTCCTGCAGCAG ATTGAAGAATTAGGATCTGAAGGAAAAGTAGAAGAAGCCCAGGGAATGATGAAATTAGTTGAACAgttaaaagaagagagagagttgCTTAGATCCACGACCTCG ACGATTGAAAGTTTTGCTgcccaagaaaaacaaatggaagttTGTGAAGTGTGTGGAGCCTTTTTGATAGTCGGAGATGCCCAGTCCCGGGTAGATGACCATTTGATGGGAAAGCAGCACATGGGATATGCCAAAATTAAAGCTACTGTTGAAGAATTAAAA gaaaagttaagaaaaagaactGAAGAACCTGATCGTGATGAGCGtttaaaaaaggagaagcaagaacgggaagaaagagaaaaagaacgggaaagagaaagagaggaaagagaaaggaaaagacggagagaagaggaagaaagagagaaagaaagggctagagacagagaaagaagaaaacgaAGTCGTTCAAGAAGTCGGCATTCAAGCCGAACCTCAGACCGAAGATGCAGCAGGTCTCGGGACCACAAAAGATCACGAAGTAGAGAAAGAAGGCGAAGCAG AAGCAGAGATCGACGAAGAAGCAGAAGCCATGATCGatcagaaagaaaacatagatCTCGTAGTCGGGATCGAAGAAGATCAAAAAGCCGGGATCGAAAGTCCTATAAGCATAGGAGCAAAAGTCGGGACAGAGAACAAGATAGAAAATCCAAGGAGAAAG AAAAGAGGGGATCTGATGATAAAAAAAGTAGTGTGAAGTCCAGTAGTCGAGAAAAACAGAGTGAAGACACAAACACTGAATCAAAGGAAAGTGATACTAAGAATGAGGTCAATGGGACCAGTGAAGACATTAAATCTGAAG TGCAGCGTAAGTATGCACAGACGAAGACGGAGCTAAGCCGAGTAAGAAGACATACAAAAGCATCTTCTGAAGGAAAAGACAGTGTAGTCCTGCAAAACATTTTGAG GACAACTGTTCGAAGATTTCTGGAAGAAACCCGAAAACGGCATAACATGAAGATCGACATTAAAATGAG gaagaaaaggaaaaccaaaacaaactggGAAGACCCCAAATGTCCTTCCGTCCACTGGATAAATACCGTGGCATATTCCTACCAATTCTGTGGGATTACACAGAAGTCCAGCTGA
- the LUC7L3 gene encoding luc7-like protein 3 isoform X4 — translation MISAAQLLDELMGRDRNLAPDEKRSNVRWDHESVCKYYLCGFCPAELFTNTRSDLGPCEKIHDENLRKQYEKSSRFMKVGYERDFLRYLQSLLAEVERRIRRGHARLALSQNQQSSGAAGPTGKNEEKIQVLTDKIDVLLQQIEELGSEGKVEEAQGMMKLVEQLKEERELLRSTTSTIESFAAQEKQMEVCEVCGAFLIVGDAQSRVDDHLMGKQHMGYAKIKATVEELKEKLRKRTEEPDRDERLKKEKQEREEREKEREREREERERKRRREEEEREKERARDRERRKRSRSRSRHSSRTSDRRCSRSRDHKRSRSRERRRSRSRDRRRSRSHDRSERKHRSRSRDRRRSKSRDRKSYKHRSKSRDREQDRKSKEKVQRKYAQTKTELSRVRRHTKASSEGKDSVVLQNILRTTVRRFLEETRKRHNMKIDIKMRKKRKTKTNWEDPKCPSVHWINTVAYSYQFCGITQKSS, via the exons GTTTGTAAATATTATCTCTGTGGTTTTTGTCCCGCGGAATTGTTCACAAACACTCGTTCTGATCTTG gtcCATGTGAGAAAATTCATGATGAAAATCTTCGGAAACA GTATGAGAAGAGTTCTCGTTTTATGAAAGTTGGCTATGAGAGAGATTTTTTGCGATACCTGCAGAGCTTACTTGCAGAAGTAGAGCGTAGAATTAGACGAGGCCATGCTCGTTTGGCATTATCTCAAAACCAGCAGTCTTCTGGG gCAGCTGGTCCAACaggcaaaaatgaagaaaaaattcagGTTCTAACAGATAAAATTGACGTACTCCTGCAGCAG ATTGAAGAATTAGGATCTGAAGGAAAAGTAGAAGAAGCCCAGGGAATGATGAAATTAGTTGAACAgttaaaagaagagagagagttgCTTAGATCCACGACCTCG ACGATTGAAAGTTTTGCTgcccaagaaaaacaaatggaagttTGTGAAGTGTGTGGAGCCTTTTTGATAGTCGGAGATGCCCAGTCCCGGGTAGATGACCATTTGATGGGAAAGCAGCACATGGGATATGCCAAAATTAAAGCTACTGTTGAAGAATTAAAA gaaaagttaagaaaaagaactGAAGAACCTGATCGTGATGAGCGtttaaaaaaggagaagcaagaacgggaagaaagagaaaaagaacgggaaagagaaagagaggaaagagaaaggaaaagacggagagaagaggaagaaagagagaaagaaagggctagagacagagaaagaagaaaacgaAGTCGTTCAAGAAGTCGGCATTCAAGCCGAACCTCAGACCGAAGATGCAGCAGGTCTCGGGACCACAAAAGATCACGAAGTAGAGAAAGAAGGCGAAGCAG AAGCAGAGATCGACGAAGAAGCAGAAGCCATGATCGatcagaaagaaaacatagatCTCGTAGTCGGGATCGAAGAAGATCAAAAAGCCGGGATCGAAAGTCCTATAAGCATAGGAGCAAAAGTCGGGACAGAGAACAAGATAGAAAATCCAAGGAGAAAG TGCAGCGTAAGTATGCACAGACGAAGACGGAGCTAAGCCGAGTAAGAAGACATACAAAAGCATCTTCTGAAGGAAAAGACAGTGTAGTCCTGCAAAACATTTTGAG GACAACTGTTCGAAGATTTCTGGAAGAAACCCGAAAACGGCATAACATGAAGATCGACATTAAAATGAG gaagaaaaggaaaaccaaaacaaactggGAAGACCCCAAATGTCCTTCCGTCCACTGGATAAATACCGTGGCATATTCCTACCAATTCTGTGGGATTACACAGAAGTCCAGCTGA
- the LUC7L3 gene encoding luc7-like protein 3 isoform X3 codes for MISAAQLLDELMGRDRNLAPDEKRSNVRWDHESVCKYYLCGFCPAELFTNTRSDLGPCEKIHDENLRKQYEKSSRFMKVGYERDFLRYLQSLLAEVERRIRRGHARLALSQNQQSSGAAGPTGKNEEKIQVLTDKIDVLLQQIEELGSEGKVEEAQGMMKLVEQLKEERELLRSTTSTIESFAAQEKQMEVCEVCGAFLIVGDAQSRVDDHLMGKQHMGYAKIKATVEELKEKLRKRTEEPDRDERLKKEKQEREEREKEREREREERERKRRREEEEREKERARDRERRKRSRSRSRHSSRTSDRRCSRSRDHKRSRSRERRRSRSRDRRRSRSHDRSERKHRSRSRDRRRSKSRDRKSYKHRSKSRDREQDRKSKEKEKRGSDDKKSSVKSSSREKQSEDTNTESKESDTKNEVNGTSEDIKSEVQRKYAQTKTELSRVRRHTKASSEGKDSVVLQNILRTTVRRFLEETRKRHNMKIDIKMRYIP; via the exons GTTTGTAAATATTATCTCTGTGGTTTTTGTCCCGCGGAATTGTTCACAAACACTCGTTCTGATCTTG gtcCATGTGAGAAAATTCATGATGAAAATCTTCGGAAACA GTATGAGAAGAGTTCTCGTTTTATGAAAGTTGGCTATGAGAGAGATTTTTTGCGATACCTGCAGAGCTTACTTGCAGAAGTAGAGCGTAGAATTAGACGAGGCCATGCTCGTTTGGCATTATCTCAAAACCAGCAGTCTTCTGGG gCAGCTGGTCCAACaggcaaaaatgaagaaaaaattcagGTTCTAACAGATAAAATTGACGTACTCCTGCAGCAG ATTGAAGAATTAGGATCTGAAGGAAAAGTAGAAGAAGCCCAGGGAATGATGAAATTAGTTGAACAgttaaaagaagagagagagttgCTTAGATCCACGACCTCG ACGATTGAAAGTTTTGCTgcccaagaaaaacaaatggaagttTGTGAAGTGTGTGGAGCCTTTTTGATAGTCGGAGATGCCCAGTCCCGGGTAGATGACCATTTGATGGGAAAGCAGCACATGGGATATGCCAAAATTAAAGCTACTGTTGAAGAATTAAAA gaaaagttaagaaaaagaactGAAGAACCTGATCGTGATGAGCGtttaaaaaaggagaagcaagaacgggaagaaagagaaaaagaacgggaaagagaaagagaggaaagagaaaggaaaagacggagagaagaggaagaaagagagaaagaaagggctagagacagagaaagaagaaaacgaAGTCGTTCAAGAAGTCGGCATTCAAGCCGAACCTCAGACCGAAGATGCAGCAGGTCTCGGGACCACAAAAGATCACGAAGTAGAGAAAGAAGGCGAAGCAG AAGCAGAGATCGACGAAGAAGCAGAAGCCATGATCGatcagaaagaaaacatagatCTCGTAGTCGGGATCGAAGAAGATCAAAAAGCCGGGATCGAAAGTCCTATAAGCATAGGAGCAAAAGTCGGGACAGAGAACAAGATAGAAAATCCAAGGAGAAAG AAAAGAGGGGATCTGATGATAAAAAAAGTAGTGTGAAGTCCAGTAGTCGAGAAAAACAGAGTGAAGACACAAACACTGAATCAAAGGAAAGTGATACTAAGAATGAGGTCAATGGGACCAGTGAAGACATTAAATCTGAAG TGCAGCGTAAGTATGCACAGACGAAGACGGAGCTAAGCCGAGTAAGAAGACATACAAAAGCATCTTCTGAAGGAAAAGACAGTGTAGTCCTGCAAAACATTTTGAG GACAACTGTTCGAAGATTTCTGGAAGAAACCCGAAAACGGCATAACATGAAGATCGACATTAAAATGAG atacatACCCTAG
- the ANKRD40CL gene encoding LOW QUALITY PROTEIN: putative ANKRD40 C-terminal-like protein (The sequence of the model RefSeq protein was modified relative to this genomic sequence to represent the inferred CDS: deleted 2 bases in 1 codon; substituted 1 base at 1 genomic stop codon) — protein MALRVYSLFSWDYLCYNHRRCQLKGFKLGIVSFTNEFGGDLELVLKVRIQRPKENDFTEVELNRGELSYQNLLKVSCCEXGVKPEQVKIRRPPNTLLRKDKDILRLQDFQEIKLISMKNGSSELVAHAPSLTEKPCLNSHAANLTYQKIPEMNNSKSFWVNPPKLLVENHQYFGSTRVLFDPIYPC, from the exons ATGGCG CTCCGTGtctattcattattttcttgggATTACCTATGCTATAATCACCGACGATGTCAACTGAAAGGCTTTAAATTAGGTATTGTTTCTTTTACAAATGAATTTGGGGGTGATCTAGAGCTGGTGCTTAAAGTCAGAATTCAGAGGCCCAAAGAAAATGACTTCACTGAAGTTGAACTGAACAGAGGAGAGCTGAGTTATCAAAATCTACTAAAAGTGAGTTGCTGTGAATGAGGGGTTAAGCCAGAGCAAGTGAAGATCAGAAGGCCACCAAACACGCTGCTCAGAAAG GACAAAGACATTTTAAGACTACAGGACTTCCAGGAAATAAAACTCATTTCAATGAAAAATGGAAGCTCTGAATTGGTAGCACATGCACCATCCCTGACAGAGAAGCCCTGCTTA AACAGCCACGCTGCAAACCTGACCTATCAGAAAATCCCAGAAATGAACAACTCGA AATCCTTCTGGGTCAACCCTCCCAAACTGCTAGTTGAGAACCACCAGTACTTTGGAAGCACTCGGGTGCTGTTTGACCCCATTTACCCATGTTAA
- the LUC7L3 gene encoding luc7-like protein 3 isoform X2, producing MISAAQLLDELMGRDRNLAPDEKRSNVRWDHESVCKYYLCGFCPAELFTNTRSDLGPCEKIHDENLRKQYEKSSRFMKVGYERDFLRYLQSLLAEVERRIRRGHARLALSQNQQSSGAAGPTGKNEEKIQVLTDKIDVLLQQIEELGSEGKVEEAQGMMKLVEQLKEERELLRSTTSTIESFAAQEKQMEVCEVCGAFLIVGDAQSRVDDHLMGKQHMGYAKIKATVEELKEKLRKRTEEPDRDERLKKEKQEREEREKEREREREERERKRRREEEEREKERARDRERRKRSRSRSRHSSRTSDRRCSRSRDHKRSRSRERRRSRSRDRRRSRSHDRSERKHRSRSRDRRRSKSRDRKSYKHRSKSRDREQDRKSKEKEKRGSDDKKSSVKSSSREKQSEDTNTESKESDTKNEVNGTSEDIKSEVQRKYAQTKTELSRVRRHTKASSEGKDSVVLQNILRYIVLSQLFCSRLVPPLVCLFGNYCPRL from the exons GTTTGTAAATATTATCTCTGTGGTTTTTGTCCCGCGGAATTGTTCACAAACACTCGTTCTGATCTTG gtcCATGTGAGAAAATTCATGATGAAAATCTTCGGAAACA GTATGAGAAGAGTTCTCGTTTTATGAAAGTTGGCTATGAGAGAGATTTTTTGCGATACCTGCAGAGCTTACTTGCAGAAGTAGAGCGTAGAATTAGACGAGGCCATGCTCGTTTGGCATTATCTCAAAACCAGCAGTCTTCTGGG gCAGCTGGTCCAACaggcaaaaatgaagaaaaaattcagGTTCTAACAGATAAAATTGACGTACTCCTGCAGCAG ATTGAAGAATTAGGATCTGAAGGAAAAGTAGAAGAAGCCCAGGGAATGATGAAATTAGTTGAACAgttaaaagaagagagagagttgCTTAGATCCACGACCTCG ACGATTGAAAGTTTTGCTgcccaagaaaaacaaatggaagttTGTGAAGTGTGTGGAGCCTTTTTGATAGTCGGAGATGCCCAGTCCCGGGTAGATGACCATTTGATGGGAAAGCAGCACATGGGATATGCCAAAATTAAAGCTACTGTTGAAGAATTAAAA gaaaagttaagaaaaagaactGAAGAACCTGATCGTGATGAGCGtttaaaaaaggagaagcaagaacgggaagaaagagaaaaagaacgggaaagagaaagagaggaaagagaaaggaaaagacggagagaagaggaagaaagagagaaagaaagggctagagacagagaaagaagaaaacgaAGTCGTTCAAGAAGTCGGCATTCAAGCCGAACCTCAGACCGAAGATGCAGCAGGTCTCGGGACCACAAAAGATCACGAAGTAGAGAAAGAAGGCGAAGCAG AAGCAGAGATCGACGAAGAAGCAGAAGCCATGATCGatcagaaagaaaacatagatCTCGTAGTCGGGATCGAAGAAGATCAAAAAGCCGGGATCGAAAGTCCTATAAGCATAGGAGCAAAAGTCGGGACAGAGAACAAGATAGAAAATCCAAGGAGAAAG AAAAGAGGGGATCTGATGATAAAAAAAGTAGTGTGAAGTCCAGTAGTCGAGAAAAACAGAGTGAAGACACAAACACTGAATCAAAGGAAAGTGATACTAAGAATGAGGTCAATGGGACCAGTGAAGACATTAAATCTGAAG TGCAGCGTAAGTATGCACAGACGAAGACGGAGCTAAGCCGAGTAAGAAGACATACAAAAGCATCTTCTGAAGGAAAAGACAGTGTAGTCCTGCAAAACATTTTGAGGTACATTGTTTTGTCTCAGCTATTTTGTAGCAGACTCGTGCCCCCATTAGTGTGCCTCTTTGGAAATTACTGCCCACGTTTGTAA
- the LUC7L3 gene encoding luc7-like protein 3 isoform X7, which produces MISAAQLLDELMGRDRNLAPDEKRSNVRWDHESVCKYYLCGFCPAELFTNTRSDLGPCEKIHDENLRKQYEKSSRFMKVGYERDFLRYLQSLLAEVERRIRRGHARLALSQNQQSSGAAGPTGKNEEKIQVLTDKIDVLLQQIEELGSEGKVEEAQGMMKLVEQLKEERELLRSTTSTIESFAAQEKQMEVCEVCGAFLIVGDAQSRVDDHLMGKQHMGYAKIKATVEELKEKLRKRTEEPDRDERLKKEKQEREEREKEREREREERERKRRREEEEREKERARDRERRKRSRSRSRHSSRTSDRRCSRSRDHKRSRSRERRRSRSRDRRRSRSHDRSERKHRSRSRDRRRSKSRDRKSYKHRSKSRDREQDRKSKEKEKRGSDDKKSSVKSSSREKQSEDTNTESKESDTKNEVNGTSEDIKSEGDTQSN; this is translated from the exons GTTTGTAAATATTATCTCTGTGGTTTTTGTCCCGCGGAATTGTTCACAAACACTCGTTCTGATCTTG gtcCATGTGAGAAAATTCATGATGAAAATCTTCGGAAACA GTATGAGAAGAGTTCTCGTTTTATGAAAGTTGGCTATGAGAGAGATTTTTTGCGATACCTGCAGAGCTTACTTGCAGAAGTAGAGCGTAGAATTAGACGAGGCCATGCTCGTTTGGCATTATCTCAAAACCAGCAGTCTTCTGGG gCAGCTGGTCCAACaggcaaaaatgaagaaaaaattcagGTTCTAACAGATAAAATTGACGTACTCCTGCAGCAG ATTGAAGAATTAGGATCTGAAGGAAAAGTAGAAGAAGCCCAGGGAATGATGAAATTAGTTGAACAgttaaaagaagagagagagttgCTTAGATCCACGACCTCG ACGATTGAAAGTTTTGCTgcccaagaaaaacaaatggaagttTGTGAAGTGTGTGGAGCCTTTTTGATAGTCGGAGATGCCCAGTCCCGGGTAGATGACCATTTGATGGGAAAGCAGCACATGGGATATGCCAAAATTAAAGCTACTGTTGAAGAATTAAAA gaaaagttaagaaaaagaactGAAGAACCTGATCGTGATGAGCGtttaaaaaaggagaagcaagaacgggaagaaagagaaaaagaacgggaaagagaaagagaggaaagagaaaggaaaagacggagagaagaggaagaaagagagaaagaaagggctagagacagagaaagaagaaaacgaAGTCGTTCAAGAAGTCGGCATTCAAGCCGAACCTCAGACCGAAGATGCAGCAGGTCTCGGGACCACAAAAGATCACGAAGTAGAGAAAGAAGGCGAAGCAG AAGCAGAGATCGACGAAGAAGCAGAAGCCATGATCGatcagaaagaaaacatagatCTCGTAGTCGGGATCGAAGAAGATCAAAAAGCCGGGATCGAAAGTCCTATAAGCATAGGAGCAAAAGTCGGGACAGAGAACAAGATAGAAAATCCAAGGAGAAAG AAAAGAGGGGATCTGATGATAAAAAAAGTAGTGTGAAGTCCAGTAGTCGAGAAAAACAGAGTGAAGACACAAACACTGAATCAAAGGAAAGTGATACTAAGAATGAGGTCAATGGGACCAGTGAAGACATTAAATCTGAAGGTGACACTCAGTCCAATTAA
- the LUC7L3 gene encoding luc7-like protein 3 isoform X1 gives MISAAQLLDELMGRDRNLAPDEKRSNVRWDHESVCKYYLCGFCPAELFTNTRSDLGPCEKIHDENLRKQYEKSSRFMKVGYERDFLRYLQSLLAEVERRIRRGHARLALSQNQQSSGAAGPTGKNEEKIQVLTDKIDVLLQQIEELGSEGKVEEAQGMMKLVEQLKEERELLRSTTSTIESFAAQEKQMEVCEVCGAFLIVGDAQSRVDDHLMGKQHMGYAKIKATVEELKEKLRKRTEEPDRDERLKKEKQEREEREKEREREREERERKRRREEEEREKERARDRERRKRSRSRSRHSSRTSDRRCSRSRDHKRSRSRERRRSRSRDRRRSRSHDRSERKHRSRSRDRRRSKSRDRKSYKHRSKSRDREQDRKSKEKEKRGSDDKKSSVKSSSREKQSEDTNTESKESDTKNEVNGTSEDIKSEVQRKYAQTKTELSRVRRHTKASSEGKDSVVLQNILRTTVRRFLEETRKRHNMKIDIKMRKKRKTKTNWEDPKCPSVHWINTVAYSYQFCGITQKSS, from the exons GTTTGTAAATATTATCTCTGTGGTTTTTGTCCCGCGGAATTGTTCACAAACACTCGTTCTGATCTTG gtcCATGTGAGAAAATTCATGATGAAAATCTTCGGAAACA GTATGAGAAGAGTTCTCGTTTTATGAAAGTTGGCTATGAGAGAGATTTTTTGCGATACCTGCAGAGCTTACTTGCAGAAGTAGAGCGTAGAATTAGACGAGGCCATGCTCGTTTGGCATTATCTCAAAACCAGCAGTCTTCTGGG gCAGCTGGTCCAACaggcaaaaatgaagaaaaaattcagGTTCTAACAGATAAAATTGACGTACTCCTGCAGCAG ATTGAAGAATTAGGATCTGAAGGAAAAGTAGAAGAAGCCCAGGGAATGATGAAATTAGTTGAACAgttaaaagaagagagagagttgCTTAGATCCACGACCTCG ACGATTGAAAGTTTTGCTgcccaagaaaaacaaatggaagttTGTGAAGTGTGTGGAGCCTTTTTGATAGTCGGAGATGCCCAGTCCCGGGTAGATGACCATTTGATGGGAAAGCAGCACATGGGATATGCCAAAATTAAAGCTACTGTTGAAGAATTAAAA gaaaagttaagaaaaagaactGAAGAACCTGATCGTGATGAGCGtttaaaaaaggagaagcaagaacgggaagaaagagaaaaagaacgggaaagagaaagagaggaaagagaaaggaaaagacggagagaagaggaagaaagagagaaagaaagggctagagacagagaaagaagaaaacgaAGTCGTTCAAGAAGTCGGCATTCAAGCCGAACCTCAGACCGAAGATGCAGCAGGTCTCGGGACCACAAAAGATCACGAAGTAGAGAAAGAAGGCGAAGCAG AAGCAGAGATCGACGAAGAAGCAGAAGCCATGATCGatcagaaagaaaacatagatCTCGTAGTCGGGATCGAAGAAGATCAAAAAGCCGGGATCGAAAGTCCTATAAGCATAGGAGCAAAAGTCGGGACAGAGAACAAGATAGAAAATCCAAGGAGAAAG AAAAGAGGGGATCTGATGATAAAAAAAGTAGTGTGAAGTCCAGTAGTCGAGAAAAACAGAGTGAAGACACAAACACTGAATCAAAGGAAAGTGATACTAAGAATGAGGTCAATGGGACCAGTGAAGACATTAAATCTGAAG TGCAGCGTAAGTATGCACAGACGAAGACGGAGCTAAGCCGAGTAAGAAGACATACAAAAGCATCTTCTGAAGGAAAAGACAGTGTAGTCCTGCAAAACATTTTGAG GACAACTGTTCGAAGATTTCTGGAAGAAACCCGAAAACGGCATAACATGAAGATCGACATTAAAATGAG gaagaaaaggaaaaccaaaacaaactggGAAGACCCCAAATGTCCTTCCGTCCACTGGATAAATACCGTGGCATATTCCTACCAATTCTGTGGGATTACACAGAAGTCCAGCTGA
- the LUC7L3 gene encoding luc7-like protein 3 isoform X5, whose protein sequence is MISAAQLLDELMGRDRNLAPDEKRSNVRWDHESVCKYYLCGFCPAELFTNTRSDLGPCEKIHDENLRKQYEKSSRFMKVGYERDFLRYLQSLLAEVERRIRRGHARLALSQNQQSSGAAGPTGKNEEKIQVLTDKIDVLLQQIEELGSEGKVEEAQGMMKLVEQLKEERELLRSTTSTIESFAAQEKQMEVCEVCGAFLIVGDAQSRVDDHLMGKQHMGYAKIKATVEELKEKLRKRTEEPDRDERLKKEKQEREEREKEREREREERERKRRREEEEREKERARDRERRKRSRSRSRHSSRTSDRRCSRSRDHKRSRSRERRRSRSRDRRRSRSHDRSERKHRSRSRDRRRSKSRDRKSYKHRSKSRDREQDRKSKEKEKRGSDDKKSSVKSSSREKQSEDTNTESKESDTKNEVNGTSEDIKSEVQRKYAQTKTELSRVRRHTKASSEGKDSVVLQNILSVGVVSGP, encoded by the exons GTTTGTAAATATTATCTCTGTGGTTTTTGTCCCGCGGAATTGTTCACAAACACTCGTTCTGATCTTG gtcCATGTGAGAAAATTCATGATGAAAATCTTCGGAAACA GTATGAGAAGAGTTCTCGTTTTATGAAAGTTGGCTATGAGAGAGATTTTTTGCGATACCTGCAGAGCTTACTTGCAGAAGTAGAGCGTAGAATTAGACGAGGCCATGCTCGTTTGGCATTATCTCAAAACCAGCAGTCTTCTGGG gCAGCTGGTCCAACaggcaaaaatgaagaaaaaattcagGTTCTAACAGATAAAATTGACGTACTCCTGCAGCAG ATTGAAGAATTAGGATCTGAAGGAAAAGTAGAAGAAGCCCAGGGAATGATGAAATTAGTTGAACAgttaaaagaagagagagagttgCTTAGATCCACGACCTCG ACGATTGAAAGTTTTGCTgcccaagaaaaacaaatggaagttTGTGAAGTGTGTGGAGCCTTTTTGATAGTCGGAGATGCCCAGTCCCGGGTAGATGACCATTTGATGGGAAAGCAGCACATGGGATATGCCAAAATTAAAGCTACTGTTGAAGAATTAAAA gaaaagttaagaaaaagaactGAAGAACCTGATCGTGATGAGCGtttaaaaaaggagaagcaagaacgggaagaaagagaaaaagaacgggaaagagaaagagaggaaagagaaaggaaaagacggagagaagaggaagaaagagagaaagaaagggctagagacagagaaagaagaaaacgaAGTCGTTCAAGAAGTCGGCATTCAAGCCGAACCTCAGACCGAAGATGCAGCAGGTCTCGGGACCACAAAAGATCACGAAGTAGAGAAAGAAGGCGAAGCAG AAGCAGAGATCGACGAAGAAGCAGAAGCCATGATCGatcagaaagaaaacatagatCTCGTAGTCGGGATCGAAGAAGATCAAAAAGCCGGGATCGAAAGTCCTATAAGCATAGGAGCAAAAGTCGGGACAGAGAACAAGATAGAAAATCCAAGGAGAAAG AAAAGAGGGGATCTGATGATAAAAAAAGTAGTGTGAAGTCCAGTAGTCGAGAAAAACAGAGTGAAGACACAAACACTGAATCAAAGGAAAGTGATACTAAGAATGAGGTCAATGGGACCAGTGAAGACATTAAATCTGAAG TGCAGCGTAAGTATGCACAGACGAAGACGGAGCTAAGCCGAGTAAGAAGACATACAAAAGCATCTTCTGAAGGAAAAGACAGTGTAGTCCTGCAAAACATTTTGAG CGTTGGTGTTGTGAGCGGCCCATGA